A stretch of bacterium DNA encodes these proteins:
- a CDS encoding pentapeptide repeat-containing protein, whose product MLQETPGCSYDYDPSWPNSERKCPHPVHADGLCIFHLPKLSAEEKTKLSPGSDDEKRNNEFEELFRKDFYREMKRQQMDQKTKAFDFVGFRFPDIDMSKDTLITLLGPECFQKPLHLEDAVFQSVDFSRTRIELAIFRGARFQKAIFRFAIIQSADFRWAIFKAADFGGSIFHTAEFVGVTFQSAEFLGTKFHLADFSAAILSGVIHFDGRVHEGSFLEWVNFDMMRFMRNGSLYLCKVNLVKARFLGTPLLEGENIRVVFDDVTWWRKSIFRRKALLDEFDAETHRDFLIRYQGIYNLYHQLVKIYEAKREFETAEDFHVGEMEMRRKRIWAEAKPWCRWHRRWTNSYFLYKILSNYGTSYWHALVVLCIMLLSFGVFSLLSGFSVDGHLVDYHLGLRWQLTWTDFWSALGYALSALPFKHDAVYKASAPWLEIVKGVASLVLSGQLALTLLAVRRRFKR is encoded by the coding sequence ATGCTGCAGGAAACCCCAGGCTGCTCTTACGATTACGATCCTTCATGGCCAAATTCAGAAAGGAAATGCCCTCACCCAGTGCATGCGGATGGGCTTTGCATTTTCCACTTGCCCAAGCTGAGTGCGGAGGAAAAGACAAAACTATCTCCTGGCTCTGATGATGAAAAAAGGAACAACGAATTCGAGGAACTTTTTAGGAAAGATTTTTATCGGGAAATGAAAAGGCAGCAAATGGACCAGAAAACGAAGGCATTTGACTTTGTCGGTTTTCGTTTTCCAGACATTGACATGAGTAAAGATACACTAATTACGTTGCTTGGACCAGAATGCTTTCAAAAACCACTTCATCTGGAAGATGCAGTATTCCAGTCTGTTGACTTTAGTAGAACCAGAATCGAGTTAGCCATCTTCCGCGGAGCCAGATTTCAGAAGGCCATCTTCCGCTTCGCAATTATCCAATCAGCAGACTTTAGATGGGCTATTTTTAAAGCAGCCGACTTCGGCGGATCTATCTTCCATACGGCCGAATTCGTTGGGGTCACATTCCAGTCGGCTGAATTCCTCGGGACCAAATTCCATTTGGCCGATTTCAGCGCGGCCATTCTTTCGGGAGTAATTCATTTTGATGGTAGAGTCCATGAAGGGAGTTTCTTAGAATGGGTAAATTTCGATATGATGCGGTTTATGAGAAACGGTAGCCTATATCTATGCAAGGTCAACTTGGTGAAGGCCCGTTTCCTTGGGACACCTCTGCTGGAGGGAGAAAACATACGTGTGGTGTTTGATGACGTGACCTGGTGGCGTAAATCCATTTTCCGACGCAAAGCTCTTCTGGATGAGTTTGATGCAGAAACGCATAGGGATTTCCTGATTCGATACCAGGGTATATACAATCTCTACCACCAGTTGGTTAAAATCTACGAGGCCAAGCGCGAGTTCGAGACAGCCGAGGATTTCCATGTAGGTGAGATGGAGATGCGCAGGAAGCGCATTTGGGCCGAAGCCAAACCCTGGTGCCGGTGGCACCGCCGCTGGACCAATTCTTATTTCCTGTATAAAATCTTGAGCAACTACGGTACAAGCTACTGGCACGCCCTGGTTGTCCTGTGTATCATGCTGCTGAGCTTCGGGGTGTTCTCGCTCCTGTCCGGGTTCAGCGTGGACGGCCATCTGGTGGACTACCACCTCGGCCTGCGCTGGCAGCTCACCTGGACCGATTTCTGGTCTGCCCTGGGCTATGCCCTCTCGGCGTTGCCGTTCAAGCATGATGCAGTCTACAAAGCCTCCGCGCCCTGGCTGGAGATTGTCAAAGGCGTGGCCTCGCTCGTGCTTTCCGGCCAGCTCGCCCTGACCCTGCTGGCCGTGCGGCGTCGTTTCAAGCGCTGA
- a CDS encoding glycoside hydrolase family 5 protein, which produces MGKVRLNILAALVLAVGLASAVPAAAEVSVAWPETVQRGANLGGTNYSEADIAYLALDWRANLVRVLVNVTLTADGQCRVNGSSKETLFNLIDWCLKYRMYTVFCPSPSFDSMDELFGSRPLKNAFIAFWKEVAARYASAGPIAYDLLNEPHDGLADTQWSAFAQELTDSIRTVDKVHTLVVEPPAWGWPDGFTNLTPTTDSNTVYSFHFYGPMDYTHQRFGGQVTNTPDWAWLQRPYPGTIVSEWGSEYWDKNTMKPYIQKAVYFRTRHKVRLWCGEFGCARWAIGAKQWFTDWIDLLDENGIDWSYYSYREWQHMDIEMDPAERHNPTARSETELVTLFRSYYARNAVPADFNRDGALTLGDAAELVRYECRHPGNLAGDFNGDGKVGLLDVLGLLLRLGRGGE; this is translated from the coding sequence ATGGGCAAGGTCAGACTGAATATCCTCGCGGCCCTGGTGCTGGCAGTAGGCCTCGCCTCTGCCGTGCCGGCCGCGGCCGAGGTCTCCGTGGCCTGGCCGGAGACTGTCCAGCGCGGGGCCAACCTGGGCGGCACCAATTACAGCGAGGCGGATATCGCCTACCTGGCCCTGGACTGGCGCGCCAACCTCGTGCGTGTGCTGGTCAATGTGACTCTCACGGCGGACGGCCAGTGCCGGGTGAACGGGTCGAGCAAGGAGACCCTGTTCAACCTGATCGACTGGTGCCTCAAGTACCGGATGTACACGGTGTTCTGCCCGAGCCCGTCGTTCGACAGCATGGACGAGCTGTTTGGCAGCCGCCCGCTCAAAAACGCTTTCATCGCGTTCTGGAAAGAGGTGGCCGCGCGCTACGCCTCGGCCGGCCCGATTGCCTACGACCTGCTGAACGAGCCGCATGACGGCCTCGCGGACACGCAGTGGTCCGCGTTCGCCCAGGAGCTGACCGACTCGATCCGCACGGTGGACAAGGTGCACACGCTCGTGGTCGAGCCGCCGGCCTGGGGCTGGCCGGATGGCTTTACGAACCTCACGCCCACCACCGACAGCAACACGGTCTACAGTTTCCATTTCTACGGCCCGATGGACTACACGCACCAGCGTTTCGGCGGCCAGGTGACCAACACCCCCGACTGGGCCTGGCTGCAGCGTCCCTATCCGGGCACTATCGTGAGCGAGTGGGGCTCCGAGTACTGGGACAAGAACACCATGAAGCCGTACATCCAGAAAGCGGTCTATTTCCGGACGCGCCACAAGGTGCGTCTCTGGTGCGGCGAGTTCGGCTGCGCGCGCTGGGCTATCGGGGCGAAGCAGTGGTTCACCGACTGGATCGACCTTCTGGATGAGAACGGGATCGACTGGTCCTACTACTCCTACCGCGAGTGGCAGCACATGGACATCGAGATGGACCCGGCGGAGCGCCACAACCCGACCGCGCGCAGCGAGACCGAGCTGGTGACCCTGTTCCGGAGCTATTACGCCCGCAACGCGGTGCCGGCGGATTTCAACCGGGACGGTGCGCTCACCCTGGGGGACGCGGCCGAGCTGGTGCGTTACGAGTGCCGTCACCCGGGCAACCTGGCCGGGGATTTCAACGGCGACGGCAAAGTGGGGCTGCTGGACGTGCTGGGCCTGCTGCTGAGGTTGGGCAGAGGAGGGGAGTGA